In a single window of the Atlantibacter hermannii genome:
- the tsr_4 gene encoding methyl-accepting chemotaxis protein I, with the protein MTLSEILRTRTRSFSRVQFRLLSAVFCVIALFSSLQILSTLMLSSLLHDTERDLARREQLHHQQAWMEEARVSLLMASDLLNRSGVYFMQDAATGSEGSWQSLMQEAQAALKHSHEAFTHYQGSGVGTDENLMAGYQAFYQALKEQADGLTASNSIDAFFSVPVQAFQGDFNQRWAEYQSRTDALNAEHSQQLLAGLGTAQKGFIAALAILLVIALGVGFGMSAWVIKPLRSLIRHVHRLAAGDLSTAAPVTLTRNREMRELNASIHTMQQGLLALVHEVRDVTRAVADTAENIARDNESLSSQAQRQAQELDKVTSHIQALESHVEQNTEYARAANQRADSAREMAAGGEQMMQMVNHSMQDIVTRAGEMRGIVAMINSVAFQTNILALNAAIEAAHAGEHGRGFAVVAREVGLLARKSSHSTQTIEQLIHHSLQGIEQGSGAVSRLEKHP; encoded by the coding sequence ATGACACTAAGTGAAATTTTACGCACCAGGACCCGGTCATTCAGCCGGGTCCAGTTCCGCCTGTTAAGCGCGGTTTTCTGTGTGATTGCGCTGTTCTCTTCGCTGCAAATCTTATCAACCCTGATGCTTTCCTCGCTGCTTCACGATACCGAACGGGATCTTGCCCGCCGGGAACAGTTGCATCATCAGCAGGCCTGGATGGAAGAGGCGCGGGTATCGCTGCTGATGGCCAGCGACCTGCTCAACCGCTCGGGCGTCTATTTTATGCAGGATGCGGCCACTGGCTCAGAGGGGAGCTGGCAAAGCCTGATGCAGGAAGCCCAAGCGGCGCTGAAACACTCCCATGAAGCGTTTACCCATTATCAGGGGAGTGGCGTCGGAACGGATGAAAATCTGATGGCGGGTTATCAGGCGTTTTATCAGGCTTTAAAGGAGCAGGCCGACGGCCTCACAGCGAGCAACAGCATCGATGCGTTTTTCAGTGTGCCGGTACAGGCTTTCCAGGGCGACTTTAACCAGCGCTGGGCGGAATACCAGAGCCGCACCGACGCGCTTAACGCTGAGCACAGCCAGCAGTTGCTCGCCGGGTTAGGCACGGCGCAGAAAGGGTTTATCGCCGCACTGGCCATTTTGCTGGTGATTGCGCTGGGCGTAGGGTTTGGCATGTCGGCATGGGTGATCAAGCCGCTGCGTAGCCTGATCCGCCATGTGCACCGGCTGGCGGCGGGCGACCTCTCAACCGCCGCGCCGGTCACGCTTACCCGCAACCGTGAGATGCGTGAACTGAACGCCAGCATCCATACCATGCAGCAGGGATTGTTAGCCCTGGTGCATGAAGTGCGCGACGTGACCCGTGCGGTTGCCGATACTGCGGAGAATATCGCCAGAGATAACGAATCACTCTCAAGCCAGGCGCAACGCCAGGCGCAGGAGCTGGACAAGGTGACCAGCCATATTCAGGCGCTGGAATCCCACGTTGAGCAGAATACCGAATACGCCCGCGCCGCGAATCAACGCGCCGACAGCGCCCGTGAAATGGCAGCCGGCGGGGAACAGATGATGCAGATGGTCAATCATTCGATGCAGGATATTGTTACCCGCGCCGGAGAGATGCGCGGGATTGTCGCCATGATCAACAGCGTCGCGTTTCAGACCAATATTCTGGCGCTTAACGCGGCCATTGAAGCGGCACATGCCGGTGAGCACGGACGGGGGTTTGCTGTGGTCGCCCGGGAAGTCGGGCTGCTGGCGCGCAAAAGCAGCCATTCCACCCAGACGATTGAACAACTCATTCACCACTCCTTACAGGGGATTGAACAGGGTTCCGGCGCGGTATCCCGGCTGGAAAAACACCCTTGA
- the yneI gene encoding succinate semialdehyde dehydrogenase, with amino-acid sequence MMPDNQTHAVTVNPANGQTLAAYPYASAEQREATLARCAQTYRHWRHVDVAERARLLRRFGAALRTRGEEMAQCITTEMGKPIRQARAEVAKSAALCDWYAEHGPAMLAAEPTQVPEAVIEYRPMGTILAVMPWNFPLWQVMRGAVPILLAGNGYLLKHAPSVMACALLTGDIARQAGLPDGIFSVINATNDEVGAMIRDDRIAAVTVTGSGRAGAAIGAQAGAALKKCVLELGGSDPFIVLNDADLDDAVSAAVAGRYQNTGQVCAAAKRFIVEAEIAERFTRQFVGRVAALRMGSPREEETFIGPMARADLRDELHRQVEASVAQGATLLLGGEKPAGEGNFYPPTVMSDVTPEMTAFREELFGPVAAITVARDAEHALALANDSDYGLSATLYTANEARAQWFAERLECGGVFINGYSASDARVAFGGVKKSGFGRELSHFGLHEFCNAQTVWRNRKG; translated from the coding sequence ATGATGCCTGACAACCAGACCCACGCTGTTACCGTGAACCCGGCAAACGGGCAAACCCTGGCGGCCTATCCGTATGCATCCGCTGAACAACGTGAAGCCACCCTGGCCCGCTGCGCGCAGACGTACCGTCACTGGCGGCACGTGGATGTGGCAGAGCGCGCCCGGCTTCTGCGCCGTTTCGGCGCGGCGTTGCGCACCCGTGGTGAAGAGATGGCGCAGTGCATCACCACGGAGATGGGTAAACCGATCCGTCAGGCCCGCGCCGAAGTGGCGAAATCCGCCGCGCTCTGCGACTGGTATGCCGAACACGGCCCGGCGATGCTGGCGGCGGAACCGACGCAGGTGCCGGAGGCGGTGATTGAATACCGTCCGATGGGCACCATTCTGGCGGTGATGCCCTGGAATTTTCCGCTGTGGCAGGTGATGCGCGGCGCGGTGCCGATCCTGCTGGCAGGGAACGGCTATCTGCTTAAACATGCGCCTTCCGTCATGGCGTGTGCGCTGTTAACGGGCGATATCGCCCGTCAGGCGGGCCTCCCGGATGGCATATTCAGTGTGATTAACGCCACCAATGATGAGGTGGGTGCGATGATCCGCGATGATCGTATCGCGGCGGTGACCGTGACCGGCAGCGGACGGGCGGGGGCGGCCATTGGCGCTCAGGCCGGAGCGGCGCTGAAAAAATGCGTGCTGGAGCTGGGTGGCTCCGATCCGTTCATCGTGCTCAATGATGCCGATCTTGACGACGCGGTTAGTGCTGCCGTTGCCGGGCGCTACCAGAATACCGGGCAGGTATGCGCCGCCGCCAAGCGCTTTATCGTCGAAGCCGAAATCGCTGAACGGTTTACCCGGCAGTTTGTCGGGCGCGTGGCGGCGCTGCGCATGGGTTCACCCCGGGAAGAAGAGACGTTTATCGGTCCAATGGCCAGAGCTGATCTGCGCGATGAACTGCATCGCCAGGTGGAAGCCTCGGTCGCCCAGGGCGCTACGTTGCTGCTGGGCGGCGAAAAGCCGGCGGGCGAGGGCAACTTTTATCCACCCACGGTGATGAGCGACGTCACCCCCGAGATGACCGCCTTTCGCGAGGAGCTGTTCGGACCAGTGGCGGCCATTACGGTTGCCCGTGACGCTGAGCACGCGCTGGCGCTTGCCAATGACAGCGATTACGGCCTCAGCGCGACGCTGTATACCGCTAATGAAGCGCGTGCGCAGTGGTTTGCCGAACGACTGGAGTGTGGCGGGGTGTTTATCAACGGCTACAGCGCCTCTGATGCCCGAGTGGCGTTTGGCGGCGTGAAGAAAAGCGGATTCGGACGCGAACTGTCGCATTTCGGTCTTCATGAGTTCTGCAATGCCCAGACCGTATGGCGCAACAGGAAAGGGTGA
- the gltR gene encoding transcriptional regulator YneJ, with amino-acid sequence MDLTQLEMFNAVVETGSITAAARKVHRVPSNLTTRLRQLEDDLGVALFIRENQRLRLAPAGYSFLEYSKKILALVSEARSVVSGDEPQGIFSLGSLESTAAVRIPGVLADYNQRYPRIQFDLVTGPSGTMIDGVLGGTLSAAFVDGPVLHPSLEGQLVYREEMMLVAPVGHKNVARARDINGASIYAFRANCSYRRHFESWFNADRATPGKIHEMESYHGMLACVIAGAGLALMPRSMLESMPGHHQVQAWPLAEKWRWLNTWLIWRRGTRSRQLDAFIALLPDCEA; translated from the coding sequence ATGGACCTGACGCAACTTGAAATGTTTAACGCGGTGGTAGAAACCGGCAGCATTACCGCCGCTGCCCGAAAAGTGCACCGCGTTCCTTCCAATCTCACCACCCGTTTACGCCAGCTCGAAGATGATTTAGGCGTGGCGCTGTTTATCCGTGAAAATCAGCGGCTGCGTCTGGCGCCGGCGGGATACAGCTTTCTGGAATACAGTAAAAAGATCCTTGCGCTGGTCAGTGAAGCACGCAGCGTGGTCTCGGGCGACGAACCCCAGGGGATATTTTCGCTGGGCTCGCTGGAGAGCACCGCGGCAGTGCGCATTCCCGGCGTACTGGCGGATTACAATCAACGCTATCCGCGCATTCAGTTCGATCTGGTTACCGGTCCGTCGGGCACGATGATTGACGGGGTACTGGGAGGCACGCTGAGCGCCGCATTTGTCGATGGCCCGGTGTTGCATCCCTCACTGGAGGGCCAGTTGGTGTACCGGGAAGAGATGATGCTGGTCGCCCCCGTCGGCCACAAAAACGTCGCCAGGGCTCGGGATATTAATGGCGCAAGCATCTATGCCTTTCGCGCCAACTGTTCCTATCGCCGTCATTTTGAAAGCTGGTTTAATGCCGATCGCGCCACGCCAGGCAAAATCCATGAAATGGAGTCATATCATGGCATGCTGGCCTGCGTTATTGCCGGCGCGGGGCTGGCGTTAATGCCGCGCAGTATGCTGGAAAGCATGCCAGGCCATCATCAGGTGCAGGCCTGGCCGCTGGCGGAAAAATGGCGCTGGCTGAATACCTGGCTTATCTGGCGGCGTGGCACCCGTTCGCGTCAGCTTGACGCATTCATCGCCCTGCTTCCCGATTGCGAAGCATGA